The genomic region GCGCGCTCGCCGACCACCGCGAGACCGAGCTGGCCGACGCCATGGCGGCCCTCGGCGTCACCGACCACCGCTTCCTCGGCGATCCCGACGCGCGCTGGCGCGGCCTCGACGCGCGCCGCTACGTCGACTCGGGCATGGAGTGGGGCGACGACGGCGTGCCCGTGGCGCTGCGGCCGCTGGATCCCGACTCGCTGTGCGCGGGCGACGAGGCCGACGAGGCGCGCGACGTGCTCGCGGTCATCGCCGACGTCGACGCCACGAGCGTCGTCACCTACGACGACCACGGCGGCTACGGCCACCCGGACCACAAGCGCACGCACGTCATCGCGACCTGGGCGGCCGAGGAGGCGGGGATCCCCGCGTACCTCATCACCACGACGGAGTCCTCGGCCGGCCGGGCCCATGAGCTCGTGGCGGCGCGCGGCCGGTTCCCCGCGCCGGATCCGCGGCCGGCCGGCATGCTCGTGCTGCCCGACGACGCGGTGGACGTCGCGGTCGACGTCGCGGAGGCGCTCGACGCGAAGACCCGGGCCATCGCGTCCCACCGCACGCAGGTCGTCGTCGACGGCGACCAGTTCGCGCTCTCGCACGGGATCGGCGAGCCCATCGCGGCCGTCGAGCTGTTCCGGCTCCACCGGCCGGTCGGCGCCGCGCCGGACGACGGGACGCCGCGGCCCCCGCGCGGCGCGCAGCGCGTGGGCACGGCGGTCGCGTCGCTCGCGCTCGGCCTGCTGGTGGGCGCGGTCGGCACGGCCGCGCACCGCGCGACGCTGCCGGTCGGCGGGATCGCGCTGCCGGTCGGCCTCGTGCTCGCGCTCGCGACGCTCGCGTGCCTCCTGGTGGCGTTCCGCCTGCTCCTCGTCGACCGGCTGCACGCCCTCTGCCTCGGGCTCGGCGTGGTCGCGGCCGTGGCAGTTCTCGGCACGCGCGGGCCGAGCGGATCCGTGCTGTTCCCCGCCGACGCGATGAGCCAGGTGTGGGCGACCGCGCCCGCGATCCTCGTCGCGGCGGTCGTCGTGTGGCCGCGGCTCTCCGCGCGCGCGTCCGGCGCCGCCGCGCGCCCCGATGCCGCCGACGCCGCGGGATCCGCCGCCCCGGCCCCGGCCGGGACGGGTTCGCGCGCCGCGTAGACTCGTCGGGCCGCACCGCTCCCGGAAGGACCCGCCCGAAGTGACCTACGTCATCGCCCTGCCCTGTGTCGACGTGAAGGACCGCGCCTGCATCGACGAGTGCCCGGTGGACTGCATCTACGAGGGCGAGCGCTCCCTCTACATCCACCCCGACGAGTGCGTCGACTGCGGCGCCTGCGAGCCGGTGTGCCCGGTCGAGGCGATCTACTACGAAGACGACCTGCCCGAGAAGTGGTCGGACTACTACACGGCCAACGTCGAGTTCTTCGCCGAGATGGGATCGCCCGGCGGCGCGACCAAGGTCGGCGTCACCGCGGGCGACCACCCCGTCATCGCGGCGCTCCCGCTCCAGAACGGCTGACGCTCGTGGCCCTCGGCGAGCTCCCCGACTACCCCTGGGACCAGATGGCCCCCTACGCCGAGCGGGCCGGGCGGCACCCCGACGGGATCGTCGACCTCAGCATCGGATCGCCCGTGGATCCGACGCCGCCGCTCATCCGCGACGCGCTCGCCTGGGCGACCGACGCGCACGCGTACCCGACCACGGTCGGCACGCCCGAGCTCCGGCAGGCGATGGTCGACTGGCACGCGCGGCGCCGGAACGCGACCCTCGGCACCGACCAGGTGCTGCCGACCATCGGGTCCAAGGAGATGGTGGCCTGGCTGCCGTTCATGCTGGGCCTCGGCGAGGGCGACGCGGTCGTGCATCCGACCGTCTCCTACCCGACCTACGCGATCGGCGCGGCCCTCGCGGGCGCCGAGTCGGTGCCCGCGGACGACCCGGCCGACTGGCCCGCGCACACCCGCCTCGTCTGGCTGAACTCGCCGGGCAACCCGGACGGCCGCGTGCTCGGGGTCGACGAGCTGCGCGCCGCCATCGCCCGGGCGCGGGAGCTCGGCGCCGTGATCGCGAGCGACGAGTGCTACGCCGAGCTCGGCTGGGAGGGGGAGTGGGCCTCGGGCCCGACGCCCTCGATCCTCGACGCGCGCGTCGTCGGCGACGACCACGCGGGCGTCCTCGCGCTCTACTCGCTCAGCAAGCAGTCGAACCTCGCGGGGTACCGGGCCGCGCTCGTCGCGGGCGACCGGGAGCTCATCGCCCGGCTGATCCGCGTCCGCAAGCACGCGGGGCTCCTCCCGCCCGCGCCGCTCCAGCACGCCATGACGGTGGCGCTCGGCGACGACGCGCACGTGCGCGCCCAGCGCGAGCTGTACCGCGCCCGCCGCCAGACGCTGCGCCCCGCGCTCGAGGACGCGGGCTGGCGCATCGACCGCAGCGAGGCCGGCCTCTACCTCTGGGCGACCCGCGGGCAGGACGCGTGGGAGGGCATCGCGGAGCTCGCCGACCTCGGCATCCTCGCGGGTCCCGGCCCGTTCTACGGCGACGCCTCGCCCGCGCACGTGCGCCTGTCGCTCACGGCGACGGACGAGCGGATCCAGGCGGCGGCGTCTCGGCTCCGCGCCTCCTCCACCGCGTAGCACGACCTCCAACGGATCCGGCCGGATGCTGGCGGAGGCGACAGTGTCCCGGTCGGCCCTTTAGGCTGTAGTCGGCTCGGATCCCGACGCCGCGACGGCGCCACGAGCGCCCGGCGGCGCGCATCCCCTCCGGGCCATCCACCCAGACTCGAGGAGGCGCCGTGACCGATGGCGGGCAGCAGGCGGACGACCGGCCGAAGGCGGACGTGCCCCAGGCGGACCAGAAGCCCACGGCGACCCTGACGTACCCGGGGGGTCGGGTGGAATTCCCCATCCTCCCCGCGGTCGAGGGCGCGTCCAGCATCGACATCTCGGCGCTCACGAAGAAGACGGGCCTCACGACGCTCGACAACGGCTTCGTCAACACCGCGTCGACCCGCTCGGCCATCACCTACATCGACGGCGAGCAGGGGATCCTCCGCTACCGCGGCTACCCGATCGAGCAGCTCGCGCGCCAGTCGAGCTACCTCGAGGTGGCGTGGCTCCTCATCCACGGCGAGCTCCCCACGAGCGACGAGCTCGCGGGGTTCGAGGACGACATCCGCCGCCACACGCTCCTGCACGAGGACTTCAAGGGCCTCTTCCGGGCGCTGCCGACCAACGCGCACCCCATGTCGGTGCTGTCGAGCGCGGTCTCCGCGCTCTCGACCTACTACGAGGACTCGCTGAGCGTGCACGACCCCGAGCAGGTCGAGATCTCGACGCTGCGCCTGCTGGCGAAGCTGCCGGTCATCGCGGCGTACGCGCACAAGAAGAGCCTCGGCCAGGCGTTCCTCTACCCGGACAACTCGCTGTCCTTCGTCGACAACTTCCTCCGCCTGAACTTCGGCAACAACGCGGAACGCTACGAGGTCGATCCCGTCGTCAGCCGCGCGCTCGAGCGCCTGCTGATCCTGCACGAGGACCACGAGCAGAACGCGTCGACGTCGACCGTGCGGCTCGTCGGATCCACCGAGGCGAACATGTTCTCCTCCGTCTCGGCCGGCATCGGCGCGCTCTTCGGCCCGCTGCACGGCGGCGCGAACGAGGCCGTGCTCGCCATGCTCGGCCGCATCCGCGACTCCGGCGAGGGCGTCGACCGCTACGTCGAGCGCGTGAAGAACAAGGAGGACGGCGTCCGCCTCATGGGCTTCGGGCACCGCGTCTACAAGAACTTCGACCCGCGCGCCCGCCTCGTGAAGGAGAGCGCCGACGAGGTGCTCGCGGCCCTCGGGATCCAGGACCCGCTGCTCGACATCGCCAAGGAGCTCGAGGCGGTCGCGCTCGCGGACGACTACTTCATCGAGCGGAAGCTCTACCCGAACGTGGACTTCTACACGGGCGTCATCTACAAGGCGATGGGCTTCCCCACGCGCATGTTCACGGCGCTGTTCACCATCGGGCGCCTGCCCGGCTGGATCGCGCACTGGCGCGAGATGAACGAGGACCAGGCCACGAAGATCGGCCGTCCGCAGCAGCTCTACATCGGCCAGCCCGCGCGCGACCTGCCGCCGCGCGACTAGCCCGGCGAGCATCGCCGCCGCTCCCGAAGAGGGGGCGCCCGGAGGCCGCCGACCCGTGTACCCGCGCGGATCGGCGACCTAGACTCGTCTCACAGCGAGAGATCCATCCGCCGCCCGCAACAGCCCCTGCCGTCGGTCCCGACCCGAAGAGGGGGCCATGGCCAGACGCCTGCCGTCCGCCCCGCCGGTGCTGCCGGGGTTCACGTACGTGACGGTCCTCGGTTCCGGGGGCTTCGCCGACGTGTTCCTCTACGAGCAGGACATGCCGCGCCGCCAGGTCGCCGTGAAGGTGATGCTGGCCGAGATCGTCACCGACCGCCTGCGCGCGATGTTCCGCGCCGAGGCCGACCTCATGGCGCAGCTCAGCGCCCACCCGTCCGTGCTGACGGTGCACCAGGCGTCCGTCGCCGCCGACGGCCGCCCGTACCTCGTGATGGAGCTGTGCTCGTCGAGCCTCAGCGACCGGTACCGGCGCGAGCCGCTGGGCGTCGCGCAGGTGCTGCGCGTGGGGATCCGCATCGCGAGCGCCGTGGAGACCGCGCACCGCGCGGGCGTGCTGCACCGCGACATCAAGCCCGCGAACATCCTCACGACCGCGTTCGGGCACCCCGTGCTCAGCGACTTCGGCATCGCCTCGACGCTCGAGGACGCGGCCGCGACCGACGCCGTGGGCCTCTCCATCCCGTGGTCGGCGCCCGAGGTGCTCGCCGACGAGAGCCCCGGCACCGTGCGGAGCGAGGTGTGGTCGCTCGCGGCGACCGTGTACTCGCTGCTCGCCGGCCGCAGCCCGTTCGAGGTGCCCGGCGGGCAGAACGCGCCGGCGGACCTCGTGGCCCGGATCCAGAAGGCGCGGCCCCTGCCGACCGGGCGCGCCGACGTGCCCGAGCGGCTCGAGCTGGTGCTGCGCCGCGCGATGTCCCGGCAGCCGTCGGCCCGGCCCGAGTCGGCGCTCGCGTTCGTGCGCGAGCTCCAGGCGGTGGAGGCGGAGCTGCGGCTCGCGCAGACGCCGCTCGAGGTCGCGAGCGAGGAGTGGGCGTCGGCCGTGGCGGCCGCCGTCGACGAGGACGACGACCCGACGCGCGTGCGCGGCATCGCGCAGGTGGATCCGGGGACGACCGGGCCGGGCGGGCGAGGCGGCGCGGGTGGCCTGCGGCGTGCCCGGCGGAAGGCGCCGCCGGCGGCCGCGCGCCCGGCGGCCGGGGCCGCGCGTCCCGGCGCGCCGACGACCGCGTCCGAGCCGGTGCGCGCGGGATCCGCGTCCACCTCCCTCGGCCGGTCGGGATCCGGTCCCGTCGGCGCGAGCACCCCGGCCCGACCCGCCGTCGCCCGCCGGCGCGCGTTCTTCGCCCGGCACCGCGTCGCGATCGCGGCGGCGGCGGCCGGCGCGGTCGTCGCGAGCGTGACCGTGGGCGTGCTGCTCGGCGGGTCGGGCGGCACCGCGGCGCGCGACATCCCGGTGGTGGGCGAGATCCGGGCGTCCGCGACCGCCGACGGCGTCCTGTTCTCCTGGGGCGACCCCGGGCTCGGCCCTGACGACGCGTACCAGGTGGTCCGCGACGGCGGGCTGCCGAGCACGCAGCGCGACACGACCTTCCGCGTGACGGCCGGCGCGTCGGACGCCGCGGGCGCGGGCGAGCGGGCCTGCATCCGCGTCACCGTCACACGCGACGGCATCGCCGGGGACGCGTCGACCGAGAAGTGCGCGGAGCTCCCGCGATGATCCGCGAGTGGATCCGCCGCCACCGCCAGGCCGCGACGACCGTCACCGGCGGGGCCGTCGTGCTCGCGCTCCTCACGGGCTTCGCGCTCGTGTCGGACGGCTACCAGGCGCAGCGCGTCGACCTCGACGACGGATCCGTGTGGGTCGTCAACTCCGCGCAGCAGGCGATCGGCCGCGCCAACACGGCCGTGCTCGAGCTCGACAGCGTCGTCGACTCCCGCAGCGAGGACATCGACGTGCTGCAGGCCGGATCCACCGTGCTGCTCGCCGACCGCGGCAGCTCGCGCCTCGACGTGGTCGACGACGCGACGAGCGAGGTGGTCGACACCGCGCCGCTGCCCGCGGGCGCCGAGGTCATGCTGGCGGGATCCCGCGCCGCGATCCTCGTGCCGGCGACCGGCCAGCTGTGGCTCGTGCCGGTCGCCGGCCTCTCGGCGTTCGACGCCGCGAGCGCGCCCACGCTGATCCTCGGGGCCGACGCCGTCGCGTCGATGGGCGACGACGGCACGCTCCTCGTGTACTCGGCCGCGACGGGGACGCTGTCGCGCATCCAGGCCGACACGGACGACACCGTGCGGGCGACGGTGGACGTCGGCCCCGTCGGCGCGCCCGTGGCGGAGGCGGCCGACGCGCCCGCCGACCCCGCGGCCGCCCTCGCCGGCGAGACCGTGCAGGCGGGGGATCCGGGCCGTCCCGCCGGGCAGCGCCTCGCGCTCACCTCCGTCGACGGCCACTGGGCGCTGTACGACGCCGACGCGCGCGCCCTCCTCGTCGACGGGCGGACGGTCGACCTCGCCGGATCCGTCGCCGCCGACGCGCGCGTCGGCCTCCAGCGCGCGTCGTCGGGCGGCAGCGGCGTGCTCGTCGCCCACTCGGGCGGGCTCGTCGAGGTGCCCGTCGCGGGCGGGGACCCGGTCGTCGTGAGCGGCGACGCGCGCGGGGAGCCCGCGCGTCCCGTCCGCGTCGCCGGCTGCGAGTACGCGGGCTGGACCGACGGATCCGGCTGGCAGCGCTGCCTCGCCCCGGCGGCCATGGCGGGCGAGGGCGAGCAGGACGCCCGGCGCACGGCGGCGGGCGCCACGAGCGGCATCGGATCCATGCCGCAGCAGGCCGCCCTGCGCTTCGTGGTCGACGGCGCGCGCGTGGTGCTCAACGACACGCGCGGCGGCACCGCCTGGGCCGTGCAGCGCGACGCGGGCCTCATCGACAATTGGTCGGACCTCATCGACCGCGACCGCTCCGACACCGTCGTCGAGCAGAACACCGCGGACACCCCGCCCGAGACCGACCGCGTGCAGCAGCCGCCCGTCGCGGTCGACGACGACCTCGGGGCGCGGCCCGGCCGCACCACCGCGCTGCCCGTGCTCCTCAACGACCACGACCCGAACGGCGACGTGCTCGTGATCGACTCCGTCACGCCCGTGGACGCCGAGGTCGGCGCGGTCGACATCGTGGACGAGGGACAGGGCCTCCAGCTCGCGCTCGCCGCGGGCGCGACCGGCACGGTGCGGTTCTCCTACGTCGTGAGCGACGGGCGCGGCGGCACCGCCACCGCCGACGTGCGCGTGGCCGTCCGCGCACCCGACGCGAACGCGCCGCCCGTGCAGGTGCGGCCCGCGACCGGCGCCGTCGCGGAGGGCGACCGGCTGCAGACCGACGTGCTGGGCGGCTGGTACGACCCCGACGGGGATCCGATGTACCTCACGCGCGCGAGCGTCGCCGCTCCCGACGCCGTCAGCTGGAAGCCCGAGGGCCGCGTGGTCTACACGGACGCCGGGGCCGGCGGCGACACCCGCACGGTCGCGCTGCAGGTGTCCGACGGGCGCGAGGAGGGCTCGGGCGAGCTGGTCGTCACGGTGCGCCGCGCCGGGGATGTGCCACTCGTGGCCGAGGGGTTCGTCGTGCAGGCGTCGCTCGGGCGCGAGATCACCGTGGAGCCGCTCACGCACGCGCGCGGCGGGAGCGGCGCGATCCGGCTGGCGGCCGTGCCCGCGCGGGCCGGGCTGCAGATCACGCCGGACCTCGAGGCCAGCACCTTCCGGCTCGAGGGCGGCCAGGCGGGCACGCACCTCGTCGAGTACACGGTGACCGACGGGCGGACCGCCGCCACGGGCGTGGTGCGGGTCGAGGTGCGCGGCGCCCCCGCGTCCGACGGCCGGCCCGTGACCGTGCCGCACACCGTGTTCGTGCGCGCCCTGCAGGCCCAGGACGTGGACGTGGACGTGCTCCAGACCGACTTCGACCCCGCGGGCGGCGTGCTCGTGATCACCGACGCGGTCTCGCCCGGGGACGCGGTGGGCGTGCGCGCGGAGGTCGTCGGGCAGCGGCTCGTGCGGATCAGCCTGACGCGGCCGCTCGACGGGCCCGTCGACGTCGCGTACCGCGTGAGCAACGGCGTCGCCGAGGCGACCGGCGTGATCACCGTGATCGAGGTGCCCGAGCCCGCCGTGCGCCAGCCGCCCGTCGCGACCGACGACCGCGTGGCCGTGCGCGTGGGCGACGCCGTGGACATCCCCGTGCTCGCCAACGACGAGCAGCCCGACGGCGACCGGCTGCGCCTCGACCCCGTGCTCGTGGATCCGCTCCCCGAGGGCGCGGGCCTGCTCGTCGCGAGCGAGGACCGCCTCCGCTACCTCGCGCCCGACCGCACGGGCGACTACACGGCCGTCTACCGCGCCGTCGCGCCCGACGGCCAGTGGGCGACCGCGACCCTCACGGTCTCCGTGCGCGAGGCCGACGTGGCGACCAACGCGGCGCCCGTGCCGCGCCCGCTCACCGCGCGCGTGCTCGCGGGCGAGACCGTGCGGATCCCCGTGCCGCTCACCGGCATCGACCCCGACGGCGACTCGGTGCGGCTCCTCGGGCAGGACACCGGTCCCGAGAAGGGCCAGGTCGTCGAGGTCGGGCCGGACTGGATCGACTACCAGGCGGGCGACTACTCCACCGGCACCGACGCGTTCGCGTACGCCGTGGTCGACGGGCTGGGCGCGCGGGCGACCGGCACGATCCGCGTGGGCATCAGCACGCGCGTCGCGGGCGCCAGGAACCCCGTCGCGACCGCCGACACCGTGACCGTGCGGCCCGGCCGCGTGCTCCGCGTGCAGGTGCTCGCCAACGACACGGATCCGGACGGCGGGGCGCTCGAGCTCGTGTCGGTGCAGCCGCAGGCCGAGGGGCTCGTCGCGGGGCTCGACGGCGACACCGTGCGCGTCGTCGCGCCCGAGCAGGCGGGCCGCTACGGCTTCGTCTACGGCGTGCGGAACGCCCGCGGCGGCAGCGACGAGGCGTTCCTCACCGTGATCGTGGATCCCGCCGCGCTGCCTACCCGCCCGATCGCGCGCGACACGGTGCTCCAGCTGTCCGACGTGCTCGACCGGTCGAGCGTCGACGTCGACGTGATGCGCAACGTCTTCTCCGCGGAGGGCGACGCGTCGTCGCTCGTGCTCGCCGTCGGCGCGGGCTACGAGGACGTGGCGCGCGTGACGCCCGACGGCCGGATCCGCGTCGAGGTGGGCGACGAGCGCCGCATCGTCCCGTTCACCGTCGCGCAGCCGGACGACCCG from Clavibacter michiganensis subsp. insidiosus harbors:
- a CDS encoding PIG-L family deacetylase: MTIGTSRRPDRAARTARPEREHVVLVHAHPDDESIVTGGTIAKLVRDGVPVTVLTCTRGERGDVIPEELRHLEGDLRALADHRETELADAMAALGVTDHRFLGDPDARWRGLDARRYVDSGMEWGDDGVPVALRPLDPDSLCAGDEADEARDVLAVIADVDATSVVTYDDHGGYGHPDHKRTHVIATWAAEEAGIPAYLITTTESSAGRAHELVAARGRFPAPDPRPAGMLVLPDDAVDVAVDVAEALDAKTRAIASHRTQVVVDGDQFALSHGIGEPIAAVELFRLHRPVGAAPDDGTPRPPRGAQRVGTAVASLALGLLVGAVGTAAHRATLPVGGIALPVGLVLALATLACLLVAFRLLLVDRLHALCLGLGVVAAVAVLGTRGPSGSVLFPADAMSQVWATAPAILVAAVVVWPRLSARASGAAARPDAADAAGSAAPAPAGTGSRAA
- the fdxA gene encoding ferredoxin; translation: MTYVIALPCVDVKDRACIDECPVDCIYEGERSLYIHPDECVDCGACEPVCPVEAIYYEDDLPEKWSDYYTANVEFFAEMGSPGGATKVGVTAGDHPVIAALPLQNG
- the dapC gene encoding succinyldiaminopimelate transaminase, with protein sequence MALGELPDYPWDQMAPYAERAGRHPDGIVDLSIGSPVDPTPPLIRDALAWATDAHAYPTTVGTPELRQAMVDWHARRRNATLGTDQVLPTIGSKEMVAWLPFMLGLGEGDAVVHPTVSYPTYAIGAALAGAESVPADDPADWPAHTRLVWLNSPGNPDGRVLGVDELRAAIARARELGAVIASDECYAELGWEGEWASGPTPSILDARVVGDDHAGVLALYSLSKQSNLAGYRAALVAGDRELIARLIRVRKHAGLLPPAPLQHAMTVALGDDAHVRAQRELYRARRQTLRPALEDAGWRIDRSEAGLYLWATRGQDAWEGIAELADLGILAGPGPFYGDASPAHVRLSLTATDERIQAAASRLRASSTA
- a CDS encoding citrate synthase: MTDGGQQADDRPKADVPQADQKPTATLTYPGGRVEFPILPAVEGASSIDISALTKKTGLTTLDNGFVNTASTRSAITYIDGEQGILRYRGYPIEQLARQSSYLEVAWLLIHGELPTSDELAGFEDDIRRHTLLHEDFKGLFRALPTNAHPMSVLSSAVSALSTYYEDSLSVHDPEQVEISTLRLLAKLPVIAAYAHKKSLGQAFLYPDNSLSFVDNFLRLNFGNNAERYEVDPVVSRALERLLILHEDHEQNASTSTVRLVGSTEANMFSSVSAGIGALFGPLHGGANEAVLAMLGRIRDSGEGVDRYVERVKNKEDGVRLMGFGHRVYKNFDPRARLVKESADEVLAALGIQDPLLDIAKELEAVALADDYFIERKLYPNVDFYTGVIYKAMGFPTRMFTALFTIGRLPGWIAHWREMNEDQATKIGRPQQLYIGQPARDLPPRD
- a CDS encoding serine/threonine-protein kinase, which codes for MARRLPSAPPVLPGFTYVTVLGSGGFADVFLYEQDMPRRQVAVKVMLAEIVTDRLRAMFRAEADLMAQLSAHPSVLTVHQASVAADGRPYLVMELCSSSLSDRYRREPLGVAQVLRVGIRIASAVETAHRAGVLHRDIKPANILTTAFGHPVLSDFGIASTLEDAAATDAVGLSIPWSAPEVLADESPGTVRSEVWSLAATVYSLLAGRSPFEVPGGQNAPADLVARIQKARPLPTGRADVPERLELVLRRAMSRQPSARPESALAFVRELQAVEAELRLAQTPLEVASEEWASAVAAAVDEDDDPTRVRGIAQVDPGTTGPGGRGGAGGLRRARRKAPPAAARPAAGAARPGAPTTASEPVRAGSASTSLGRSGSGPVGASTPARPAVARRRAFFARHRVAIAAAAAGAVVASVTVGVLLGGSGGTAARDIPVVGEIRASATADGVLFSWGDPGLGPDDAYQVVRDGGLPSTQRDTTFRVTAGASDAAGAGERACIRVTVTRDGIAGDASTEKCAELPR